From Vitis vinifera cultivar Pinot Noir 40024 chromosome 3, ASM3070453v1, the proteins below share one genomic window:
- the LOC100245308 gene encoding uncharacterized protein LOC100245308, translating to MMILPGLLPACSGLIHPELPFRDQRCNGIGFKGCNAVGIACRKVPRGRIRYFHEERLGSKCVAYAGRNRHELSFANDSPKEPFLLSSIKEAFWALKSLFEFLVDQPSQLKYIEWPSFQSTLKTAILTLVLVAALIVALSSIDSALCFLLTMFLRRTR from the exons ATGATGATTCTCCCTGGGTTGTTGCCTGCTTGTTCAG GATTGATTCATCCTGAACTACCATTCCGGGATCAGAGATGTAATGGGATCGGATTTAAAGGTTGTAATGCTGTTGGGATAGCATGTAGAAAG GTTCCCAGAGGAAGGATTCGATATTTTCATGAAGAGCGACTTGGCTCCAAATGTGTTGCATATGCAGGAAGAAATCGACATGAATTGAGCTTTGCCAATGACTCCCCCAAGGAGCCCTTTCTGTTGAGTTCAATTAAGGAAGCCTTTTG GGCTTTGAAATCCTTGTTTGAGTTTTTGGTTGACCAACCTAGTCAGCTTAAGTACATAGAGTGGCCAAGTTTCCAAAGCACG CTGAAGACTGCTATTCTCACTCTTGTTCTTGTAGCAGCGCTCATCGTTGCGCTATCCTCAATCGACTCTGCCCTCTGCTTTCTCTTGACCATGTTTCTTCGGAGAACCAGATGA
- the LOC100247024 gene encoding serine/threonine protein phosphatase 2A 57 kDa regulatory subunit B' beta isoform produces the protein MGVERNTPKASPKKKPTTTLQYLFDLDSKSNGNGHFSNSGKQSSLDSENEELLSIITYCTFVFTFTDPSESPSQQDLKRLKLTQLLSLVKSTKKPLHDQILSHLVAMLSANLFRPLPPSSNASVIFDLPDEEDTASTPAPAWPHLQIVYEILLRLVLNTDAKALRDHIDHSFVLNLLSLFQSEDPRERESLKNVYHRIYSKFTFYRSFMRKAMNDVFLHYVFETERPCGIGDLLEIWGSIINGFTIPLKEEHKLFLMRVLIPLHKPKGLQVYHRQLAYCVSQFVQKEPVLGGIVVRGILKYWPITNCQKQVLLVGELEELVEIIDPEQYRKLALPLFTQITRCLNSWNSQVAERALYVLNNEQFRKMAQEAMDEVFPVIVEGMEKNLKWHWSKSVRQLTQTVKVMLEEMEPCLYSKCVINLELRESAAQQEEIKRREKWERIERAADAATAAQNQFLQPPHCICVSN, from the exons ATGGGTGTAGAAAGAAACACCCCAAAAGCCTCTCCCAAGAAAAAACCTACCACCACCCTTCAGTACCTCTTTGATCTGGATTCTAAGAGCAATGGCAATGGCCATTTCAGCAACAGTGGGAAACAATCTTCTCTGGATTCCGAAAATGAAGAGCTCCTCTCTATCATCACATACTGCACCTTTGTCTTCACCTTTACTGATCCTTCTGAATCTCCTTCACAGCAAGATCTCAAGAGGCTCAAGCTCACTCAACTTCTCTCCCTTGTGAAGTCCACAAAGAAGCCACTCCATGATCAAATTTTGTCACATCTGGTTGCCATGCTATCTGCCAACCTCTTTCGCCCCCTCCCTCCATCTTCCAATGCCTCTGTCATCTTTGACTTACCTGATGAGGAAGACACCGCTTCTACTCCTGCACCTGCTTGGCCACACCTGCAAATTGTTTATGAGATTCTTCTTCGGCTAGTCCTCAACACAGATGCCAAGGCACTGCGTGATCATATAGATCATTCATTCGTTCTCAacctcctctcccttttccaaTCTGAAGACCCACGAGAACGGGAAAGCTTGAAGAACGTGTACCACAGGATATATTCCAAGTTCACCTTCTACCGATCATTCATGAGAAAAGCAATGAATGATGTATTCTTGCACTATGTTTTTGAGACAGAGCGGCCCTGTGGCATTGGCGATCTGCTTGAAATTTGGGGCAGCATAATCAATGGCTTCACCATTCCACTCAAGGAAGAGCACAAGTTATTCTTGATGAGAGTGCTTATTCCCTTGCACAAGCCCAAGGGGTTGCAGGTTTACCATAGGCAGCTGGCTTACTGTGTCTCCCAGTTTGTGCAGAAGGAGCCTGTGCTTGGTGGGATTGTTGTTCGAGGTATTCTAAAATATTGGCCGATCACAAACTGCCAGAAACAAGTTTTGCTTGTGGGAGAACTGGAAGAATTGGTGGAGATTATAGATCCTGAGCAATATAGGAAGTTGGCTCTGCCTTTATTCACCCAAATCACAAGGTGCTTAAACAGTTGGAACTCACAG GTAGCAGAGCGTGCCCTCTACGTATTGAACAACGAGCAGTTCAGGAAGATGGCACAAGAGGCAATGGACGAGGTGTTTCCAGTGATAGTTGAAGGCATGGAGAAGAACCTTAAATGGCACTGGAGCAAAAGCGTTCGCCAATTGACACAAACCGTGAAGGTGATGCTGGAAGAAATGGAGCCGTGTTTATACTCCAAGTGTGTAATAAACCTTGAACTCCGAGAATCTGCAGCTCAACAAGAGGAGAtcaaaagaagagagaaatggGAAAGGATTGAACGGGCTGCTGATGCTGCTACTGCTGCCCAGAATCAGTTCCTCCAACCACCACATTGTATATGTGTTTCCAACTGA